In Euphorbia lathyris chromosome 9, ddEupLath1.1, whole genome shotgun sequence, the following are encoded in one genomic region:
- the LOC136206897 gene encoding protein LEAD-SENSITIVE 1-like: MGDNHGSSTSNNLQLKEGDHIFRQSGVYSHHGIYVGDVGGVKYVIHYTSTANKICVRSRAEKSDCLVCGFKGNQQQLGVIKTCLACFLLDGSVKVKGHRNSKPCHEVLKLADQLLIRGFGNYDLVANNCEHFANFCKTGNRSSDQVEQVLGTLQPNPWNRIPDKFDLLDSFTGE; the protein is encoded by the exons ATGGGAGATAACCATGGTAGCAGTACTAGCAACAACCTTCAACTGAAAGAGGGTGATCATATATTTCGGCAGAGTGGTGTATACTCTCACCATG GAATATATGTAGGCGATGTGGGAGGAGTGAAGTATGTAATTCACTACACCTCGACAGCAAATAAAATATGTGTGCGGTCCAGAGCTGAGAAAAGTGACTGTTTAGTGTGCGGATTCAAAGGGAATCAGCAGCAGCTTGGTGTTATTAAAACATGCCTTGCTTGCTTCCTCTTAGATGGCTCCGTCAAGGTCAAAGGTCACCGTAATTCAAAACCATGTCATGAAGTATTGAAGCTTGCTGATCAACTGCTAATACGTGGGTTCGGAAACTATGATCTTGTTGCTAACAACTGTGAACACTTTGCTAATTTCTGCAAAACGGGAAATCGTAGTAGTGATCAGGTGGAACAAGTGTTAGGGACACTTCAACCAAATCCCTGGAATCGCATCCCTGACAAGTTTGATTTGCTTGATTCATTTACGGGCGAATAA